The following proteins come from a genomic window of Miscanthus floridulus cultivar M001 chromosome 2, ASM1932011v1, whole genome shotgun sequence:
- the LOC136536393 gene encoding uncharacterized protein produces MKQAGEEAPTPCETEALEPGEAEAPSIAEATEGEAEALGTSEAEVADAGAPRTTEPKVAEAGAPRATEAEAAEARAPGTTEAEVAEAGLGAAEQATQDAELGVGKASEHNVLRSAARTTCEAPEVEGVESGSSFGSRLIALSGQVRERLRGALHTSVKCALDVISSHYAGIDLEAISDSYVMADDDEKAKEEVMKLVEAAEAPGTALAKLFEEEVVPPMPSTDAGDL; encoded by the exons atgaagcaagcgggggaggaggcgcctacaCCCTGCGAGACCGAGGCCCTCGAGCCAGGTGAAGCCGAGGCGCCTTCGattgctgaggccaccgagggtgaggccgaggcccttgggacctccgaggccgaggtggcggatgccggggctcccaggaccaccgagcccaaggtggcggaggctggagcTCCCAGGGCCACTGAGGCTGAGGCGGCGGAGGCTagagcccctgggaccaccgaggccgaggtggcagaggcCGGCTTGGGCGCGGCGGAGCAGGCGACCCAGGATGCGGAGTTGGGGGTGGGGAAAGCTTCG GAGCACAACGTGCTGCGGAGCGCCGCCCGTACCACCTGTGAGGCCCCagaggttgagggggtcgagtcgggcagctcctttgggagccgcttgatcgcgttgagcggccaagtgcgcgagcggctccggggGGCGCTGCACACGAGCGTCAAGTGCGCCCTGGATgtcatctcctcgcactacgccggcatcgacctcgaggccatcagcgacAGCTACGTcatggctgatgatgatgagaaggccaaggaggaggtcatgaagctggtggaggcggctgaggcccctggcacggcgctggccaagctgttcgaagaggaggtggttcccccCATGCCGTCCACCGATGCTGGCGATCTATAG